TGCACGTTTCGACACCGGTTGCCGATGCCGCAGGCAACGTATTCGCGTTGTTGGTGATCAACGTTGACCTCGACCAGCTGTTTAGCCAACTGCAAAGTGATTTGCCCAGCGAGTATCAGGTGTACCTGAGCAATCGGTGGGGTGATTTGCTGGTGCACCCCGACGATCGACGCACGTTCGGATTTGATCAGGGCCGCCGGCTGTTTTTGCAGGACGAGTTTCCTGATGTGGCGCAACTGCTGGATGACCCCGGCCCGAGCAGTGTGATCACCCGCAGCGTCGAGCAGGACCAGCAGGAGCGACTGGTTGCGGCGTTTGTGCGGCTGTCTCAAAACGGGGCGTCGCAGCCTTTTGTCGTGCTGGGCCTTGGCCAACAGCAAAGTCACGTACTGGCGCAGGCCTCCCGTGCGGGCACCGATATCTTTCGGATCGCCCTGTTTTTCAGCGTGTTGGCGCTGCTTGCGGCGTTCGTTGCGTCACGCGCGCTGATCCGTCCTTTGCGCAGCATGACCGATGCGGTAGAGCTGTTTTCCCGCGAGCGCAAGATCACCGAACTCCCGCCAAGGCGCGATGAACTGGGCGTCTTGTCCAGGCGTTTTCATGCCATGAAGCAGGAGATTCTCGACCAGCTCGATGACCTCACCAGCAGCCGCGCCGCGTTCGAACACCTGGCCCGACATGATCCGTTGACTGAACTGCCCAATCGGCGAATGTGCTTTGAACGACTGGAGCATGCGCTGACCGTGGCACGGTTGAATTCAGAACAGATGGCGTTACTGTTTGTCGACCTCGATCATTTCAAGGAGATGAATGATCAATACGGCCATCACTTCGGTGACCGGGTCTTGCAGGCGGTGGCCAAGTTGCTGATCTCGGCAAGCGACAACGCTGATTGTGTGTCGCGGCTGGGCGGGGATGAGTTCGTGATGTTTTTCAGCAACGTGAAAGATCCCCGGAAAATCGTCTTGCTGCTTGAGAAACTCCACCAGTGTTTCCAGCTGCCGTTGTTCATTGATGGGCGGAAAGTGCAGATCCACGCCAGCATGGGTGTGAGCCTGTTCCCTCAGGACGGCAGCGACATAGAGACGCTGATTCAACATGCCGACAACGCAATGTACAAAGCCAAGAGTGCTGGCCGTAATCGGTACTCCTTCGACATGCCGGGGCGGGGCTGAGTCGCCGCGTCAGCCTCGCTCGGGCGCGTAATGCGCTCAGGTTAGCAACGCGAGGCCGCGATGGGCTGCGCAGCGGCCCTGAACCCGGACACTTCAGCTGTACCTGATGCACCGCATTCACTGAATTTACTGCCGCTGCGCAGCAGATCGTCAGCAAGCTGGACTCCTACGCCCTCCGGGCAGAATCAAAACCCTGGCCTCAACGGAAACCGGGGGCGTTCTGGTTTCAAGCCGGTTCAGCGACCTGCGCCAGGGTGGGGTAGTCGGTGTAGCCCACCTCGACGCCAGCGTAGAAATACTCTCGACGGGCCTCGTTCCACGCAGCGCCAACCCGCAGACGTTCCGGCAGGTCCGGATTAGCGATAAAGGGTACGCCGAACGCAATGGCGTCTGCTTTCCCGGCGCCCAGCCAGGCCTGAGCCGAATCCTGGGTGAACGCTTCGTTGGCGATGTGATGGCCGCCAAAGGTGTCCTTGAGCATCGGTCCAATGCTGTCGGGGCCTTCTTTTTCACGGGTGCTGATGAACGCAATCTTGCGCTTCCCGAGTTCGCGGGCGACGTGCTTGAACGTTTCCACCGGGTTGTCATCGCCCATGCTGTGGTCGATGTAACTGCCGACGCCGCCGTCGCCACGAGGGGCAAGGTGAACCCCGACCCGGCCTGCGCCCCACACGCTGATTGCCGCATCGGTCACTTCCAGCAGCAAGCGCGCGCGATTGGCATGTGATCCGCCATAAGCGTCGGTGCGCGTGTTGCTCGAACTTTGCAGAAACTGGTCCGGCAGATAACCGTTGGCACCGTGGACCAGCACGCCGTCAAAACCTGCACGTTTGGCGTTTTCAGCCCCTTGGCGGTAGGCCTCGATAATCCCTGGAATCTCCTCGATCGCAAGTGCCCGTGGCGTTGGGAACGGCACTTTGGGCCGCAGATGGCTCACATGGCCTTTGGGCTGAATGGCGCTGGGTGCTACAGGCAGCGCGCCGTCGAGGAATACCGGATGAGAGATGCGCCCGACGTGCCACAACTGCAGCACGATCTTCCCGCCTGCCCGGTGCACGGCGTCAGTCACCAGCGACCAGCCTGCGACCTGCGCTTCAGACCAGATGCCCGGTGTGTCTGCGTAGCCCACGCCCATTGGCGTGACCGACGTTGCCTCGCTCAGGATCAGCCCGGCGCCGGCGCGTTGGGTGTAATACTCGGCCATCAGCGCATTGGGCACGCGGTCGATGGCGCGGCTGCGGGTTAAAGGTGCCATCACCACCCGGTTGGCGAGTGCGATATCACCGAAAGTGACGGGGTCAAAAAGAGTGCTCATTACCTGTGTTCCCGAACGCGGCGCAAACGCTCCCCGGCCTCTGAAAACAAAGGGCATCAACAGCAAGGGGAGGGCGCGTAGAAAGTATCCGGGCGTCTGAATCAGACGCCCGGATGGGTTATTGCAGAGGTGTTCAGCGGTTACCGAGCTTGTCCAGCAGCGCTTGGGCGCCAGCCTCGGACGACGCCGGGTTCTGGCCGGTGATCAACAGCCCATCCTCGACCACGTAGGACTGCCAGTCGGCGCCCTTGGAGTATTGGCCGCCGTTGTGTTTGAGCATGTCCTCAACCAGAAACGGCACCACGTCGGTCAGGCCGACCGCGTCTTCTTCGGTGTTGGTAAAGCCGGTGACGGATTTGCCCGACACCAACGGCTTGCCATCGGCTGACTTGACGTGGCGCAGAACGCCCGGCGCATGGCATACCGCGGCAACCGGCTTGCCGGCGGACAGGGTGCTTTCGATCAGCGCGATGGAGTCTGCGTCTTCAGCCAGGTCCCACAGCGGGCCATGGCCGCCTGGGTAAAACACTGCGTCGTAATCGCCGCGTGCCGCATCCTTCAACAGCAGGGTGCTGGCCAGTTGTGCTTTGGCGCTGCTGTCGGCATCGAAGCGGCGGGTGGCGTCGGTTTGCGCATCTGCCTCACTGCTTTTCGGGTCCAGCGGAGGCTGACCGCCCTTGGGCGAAGCCAGAACGATCTCCACGCCTGCGTCCTTGAACACGTAATACGGCGCGGCAAATTCTTCCAGCCAAAAACCGGTTTTCTTGCCGGTGTTGCCCAGTGCGTCGTGGGATGTCAGAACCATCAGAATCTTCATGGGTGTTACCTCTGGTTTGATCAAAAAATGTCAGGAGTGATTAAGCACGTGCCGTGTGGCCGAAATCGCCTCATCGAACGGTGCGGTGGTGCGCGTTATCTTTGTCATCACGCTGGCACCCAGCCAAAGCTGATACAGCCTGAGCGCGACGTGTGACGGTGGGTCGGTCAGGCGGAACGAACCGTCGTCCAGACCCCGTGAAAGTGCGGCGCCAATGCGCTGGATCACCTTGGCCGTGCCCTGATCCAGCGCCAGCCTCATGGGCTCGGACAGATCAGCCAGCTCAGCGCCCAGCTTCACAACCAGGCACTTGCCGAAATCGTGGTGCAGGGACTGGTTTTCCAGCCAGCGCTGCCAGTACTTCTCGAGCTTTTCGCGTTCTGTCTGCGCAGGGGCCTCAAAGATCTGATCCATCTCAGCGAGATAGTTCTGAAAATAGGACTCCAGCAGTGCCTGACCAAACGCGTCCTTGGAACTGAAGTAGTGGTAAAACGAGCCCTTGGGGACTTTGGCCAGCAGCAGTACCTCATTAAGCCCTACGGCCGCGAACCCTTTGCGGCCGATGACCTGTGCTGCGGCATCAAGGATTCGTTGTCTGGCGTCAGTGGGTAAAGTCGTGTTCATCGTCACCGCTCTGTCAGTAGACCAGTCGTCTAGTGGGTGAGCCCATCGTAGGGAGTGAGGCAAAACCCGACAATGTCGTATCCGCAAGGATTTCGGACACGGGACCAAAGTTGCGTGCGCCGCTCTGCCTGGCGAGATAGCATCGCACCGAGCCGCCATGCGGCCCGCAGCCGAATCAGTTGCCCAAGGGGTGCTCATTATTTCTGGCCTGCGCACCTGCTGAAGAGAGCGTGATGCATTCCGTTGCTTTGATTGTTTATCCCAACTTCCAGTCGCTCAGCCTGTCCGTGGGCTCGGTGTTCGAGTGCGCGAACATGATGCGCGACGAGCCGGCCTACACCTTTCATCTGGTGTCGGAGTCGGGCGGGCCGGTGATGTCGTCGCAGGGCTTTTCGGTGCTGACCACGCCGCTTAGCGCCGAGGGGTACGACACCGTGATCATCAGCGGCCACATGGAGTTCGAGCTTCCGGCCCTGAGCCTGCTGGAGTTCGTGCGCGCCGCGTCTGCGCACTCGCGCCGCATCGTGTCGTTGTGCACCGGAAGCTTTGTGCTGGCGGAGGCCGGTCTGCTCGACGGCAAACGCGCAACCACTCACTGGATCTATGCGCCGGCGTTCAAAAAACGCTACCCCGATATTCAGCTTGAGGAAGACCGGCTGTTCGTTGTGGACGGTGACGTGTGGACCGGCGCAGGCATGAGTGCCGGGCTGGACCTGGCGCTGGCGATGGTCGAAAACGATCTGGGCAGCGACATAGCGCGGCGGATTGCCCGCAAGCTGGTGATTTATCAGCGGCGGGGCAGCGAACAATCGCAGTTGTCGGCGCTGCTGGAACTTGACCCCAAATCTGACCGGGTCCAGCTGGCACTGGTTTACGCGCGGGAAAATCTGAACAGCGATTTGTCGGTGGAGGCGTTAGCGGCAGTGGCGCGCTTGAGCCCGCGACAGTTCAGCCGGGTGTTCCGTGAAGAAACCGGGCAGACGCCAGCCAAGGCGGTCGAGTGTCTTCGGGTCGAGGCCGCCAGGGTGATGATGGAAACCAGCCGTCACCCCATAGAGGTGATTGCCCGTGAGTCAGGATTTGGTGATCGCGAGCGGATGCGGCAAGCGTTTCTGCGCACCTTCGGCCAGCATCCGCAAGCCATGCAACGGGCACTAGCCACGGCTGAGCGGGGTGAGCTGATGCCCGGCACACCCCGGTAGGCGCGCTGCCAGCGCTGGGTGAGTGATCACTCAGCGCCGTGATCAACGTTGCAGGCGTTACTCGTTAGAGGTTGCGGCTGCAACCAGATCAGTTGCCGAACATCAGGGTTTTCAGGCGGACCTGAGCCTGTTGGACGGTCTTGGCCTGGGTGTTCAACTCTTCCAGAAGGGTGTTCAGTTCCGCCTGCACCTTCGGGTCTTGAACCTTGACCAACGCGCCGTTTATCTCGATCTGCGCCTTGTGCGCATTCACGTAGTCGGCCACTTTCAGGCTGGTGTCCAGTGTGCCGTTAATCTGCGGCAGCACCTCCAGAAGCGTGTTGGCAGGCACGGTTACGGTGCGGTCGTAGGCTTTGTCGTAGACCGCTTTCAAGTCTTCCGGTTGCTTGAGCTGGGCGTGAGCGCTGTCGGCTTTAGCCTGTTGCTGCTTGAGTTGGGTGTTCATGTCGGTGAGGCCGGCCTGCACCGTTTTGATGTCGTCCCGGCGTGAAACCAGATCGCCCAGCGAGCGCACGGCGCCTTTCTGAACGAGTGTGGCCAACGGTTTGACGGCGGTGTCCATCCCGCTGTTGAAGTCGGTGATTACCGCGTAATGCGTGGAGTATTCACCAAATGCTTTCGACTCATCCGGCGTCAGTTTGGGCACGTGTACGCCCGGTTTGTCGACGATGCGGGTTTGCAGAAACTGCGTGAAGGCCGCGCGTTGTTCGGGTTCTTTGTCGCCACAGGCGATGAGTAAGAAGGGCAGGGCAAGGACGAGTAGCCACTGAGGGCGAAGCGAGACATTCATGTCTTTGGATCTCCTGAAGCAAAGGGACAGGCCCGTAATAGACGGGTCTGCGAGTAGGCGCGGCAAGCTTAGCGTTTCTCTTGCAGGGGTTCAAAGTCATTGGTCGAACACAAAGGCACGTTGATCAGCTCAGCGCCAGTCATCAAGGATCCAGGCTTGGGCGTGATCGTAACCAGCGCCGCCTCGGTGCATCGAGATGCCCAGAATGTCAGTCCGAAACCCTTCATCGATCAGCCAGCGGTACGCTCCGTCGCGCGCGGTATTGACCCCGACGGTGAGGGTCTCCTGACTGGCCTGCACCGCCGCCGCGTTGCAGGCGGCGATCAGCGTGGCAAACACCGAAGGCGCCCGCGGACCAGAGGCCACTGCTGCGAACTTGACGTAAAAGACGCCGGCGCCCGCCTCGCTGTGCGGACCGAAATGGCAGATCGCGAAGGCGTGAGGTTGAGCCGCCTCGTCGACCAGTATCAATGTGGTGCCGAGCTTTTGTTCTCGCACGGCGTCCATCTCGCCGGTCACGTCCAGCCCAGGCGCGATGGCGTGGGTGATGGCGGCGCATGCGTTTTTCAGGGCCTGTGCATCGCTGCCTGGCGCGCCGTATTTCAGCACGCCGGTCGGGCCGCTTTCAGCGCTGACCGGGTGTTGCAAAATGGCGATGAGCGACCTCGGCCAGAAGCCAAAACGCTGGTATAGCCCGATGTGTTTAGCGCTGTCGGGAAAGGTCATCAGCCCGGCATGGCTAACGCCCCAGGCATCCAGCTGCTCGATGCAACCGGTCATCAGGCTTTTGGCGATGGCGCGGTCCCAGAATTGCGGGTGCACGGCCACTGGCCCGACAACCGCATGACTGCCCCAGCGCGACACGCACAGCACGCCGACCATTCGGCCGTCGATCTCGGCCTTGAGCCAGTTGCTGTGCGGCGCGTTCCAGCGGTTGTGCACGTAATCGCGGTCATTCCAGAACTCTCCGGGCTCCGCTGCTTCGATGAACGTCGCGAACGCCAGCCTGACCAGTTCGCAGGCCTGGGCCAGTTCGGCGCGGGTGAGCGGCAGGACATTCACCGTTTCAGGGTGCTGGGACGTAGCGGGCATGGGGCATTCTCGGCAGCGGGATTGTCTGTTCGATAAGCCGGGCGCTGCGTTGGTTCAACCCGGCTTTCGTCCCTTATTTGCGCACGTTCTGGTAAAGCATCAGCCGCGATGTTTCGTGCATGCCGCGGGTCAGCTCGACCAGTCGCCTGAACTCCGCCGGGTTCTGCCCGGCCACATCATCCAGTGGCGTTTGCGAGGCCAGGTCATGCAGCGTCGGCGAGCTGCCGTCGTGCTGCATCTGCACCATGTAATGCTGCGTGACACCGGCGATCAGCGGGAACGTGCCTTCACGCAGCACCAGCGGCACCACGCGCTCGCCTTCCGGCGCTGGCTGCTGAATGTCCCGCCCCATGCCGCTGTTGCGAAACTCAAGGCCCGCCATGCCGGCAACGGTGGGCAGCAAGTCAACCAGACCTACTGCCTCGTTGACAGTGCGCGCGCCGAGCAAGGCGGGCGCATGGATGATCATCGGCACCGCGTTGCTCTCCAGGCCGAGCTGCTCGTAAGCGGGCGCCAGATACGGGATCTGGGCGATCCGGGTGTTGTGATCGCCAAACAGCACGAAAATGGTGTTTTCGTAGTAACCGCCTTTCTTGGCGATTTCCATCAGGCGTCCAATGTTGAAGTCCAGCAGGCGCACGGCGTTGTATTGCTCGACGCTGCGTGATCCTGCGGCTTGTACTTCGGCCAGCGTCGGGTTCTTCACCTCAAAGCCGTCATTGGTTTTGGGAATGGTGAAGGGCCGATGGTTGCCTGCGGTCTGCACGTAGGCAAAGAACGGCTTGTCCTTGGGCAGTGCTTGCAGGATCTGGTCGGTTTCCTTGAACAGGTCCAGATCAGAGATCCCCCAGACATCCACCACCGGGGATTTCCAGTCGCGCTCTTCGAACAGGCGCACGCCGTCGATGCTTTGCCGGATCAGGGCGTTCATGTTGGCCCAGCCGGAGTTGCCGCCGATGGTGTAGATCTTTTCGTAGCCGTTGAACGCATTGATCAGCGTGTGCTGGCGCGTGATCAACGGGTTGCGCGTCGCCGTTTCCTGACGGGTAACGTCCGGCACGCCCGAAATACTCGCCCACACGGTTTTCGCCGTTCCGGTGACCGGCACGTAAAAATGCTCGAAAAACCAGCTCTGGCTGGCGAGGCGGTCAATGTTGGGCGTTGGATTGATCGGGTTGCCGTAGGCGCCCACCGCGCTGGTACCGAGGGACTCCAGCATCACGAACATCACATTCGGTGGCCTGGCGCTGGCAACCTTGTAAGGCTGCGGCGCCTGATGGCGCACAAAGTCGAGCGTTTGCGGGTCGGGCTTGTCGACGCCCAGGTACTTGGACATCACCGCGTAGTGTTCACGCACTTGAGCTTCGTCGTAGCGCGACTGGCCGACCTTGATGGTGTCATAGAGGAAAATCACCGGGTTCAGGCCCAGCGCTGCAATCTGGTTATTGCCGGAAAAAAACGCATCGCTCCAGCGCAACGGGACCGGGTTTTCGAGGTTCATGTTTTCGACACGGCCCAAAATACCCAGCAGCACCAGCACGACCATCACCGTACCGCCCCACGTGGCTGACAGTGGATGAATCACGATGCGACGGCGGTCGAGCGTCAGGCGCTCCAGCTTCACCAGCGCCAGTGTCACCAGCGCGACCGTGAGCAGCCAACCGAGAGAAATCCAGATCACGGGGTAGGTTTGCCAGACCATGTCGCGGGAAATTTGCGCGTCGTCGAGATAGCGCAGAATGGTGGCGTTGATTCGCACGCCGAGGTACGCGTAGTGGCCGAAGTCGATGATGTAGATCAGCAATACAACGCTCAGCGCGACAAACAGGTAGATGCGCGCCACACCGCGCAACAGGCGGCTGCCCAGCAGGTTCCAGCGCGGTATCCAGGCCAGCACGGCAACGGGCAACATCAGCAGGATCGCCAGCCTGAGGTCGAACCGAAAGCCGATGCCCAGCGTTTCCAGCAGCGCGTTATCGTCGCTCAGGGCCTTGGCGTCGAAACCGGAAAAGCCGAAAAAGAACACCACCCGCAGCACCGCCAACAGAAACCAGATAATGGCTGTTGCGGCCAGCCAGTAATGCAGACGTCTTGCGTGCAGCCAACCCATTGCGGTTCCCCCGGTGAAAAGTCTCGTTGATTCTCAAACTGATTGACGTGCATCGCTGGCGCTGCGCAATAGCAACCTGCTCCGGCGATAGGCCCATCTCACGACGATCACCAGCAAGGCCGTGCAGCAGAACAGCCCCAGCAGCGGATCAATCAGGTAATCCCAGTAATTGTGCGAGGGTTTGATGCCTGCCACGAACGCCAGCGTTGCGCTGGCCAGCATCACCACCGCCAGACCGTTGCG
The DNA window shown above is from Pseudomonas sp. BSw22131 and carries:
- a CDS encoding type 1 glutamine amidotransferase domain-containing protein yields the protein MKILMVLTSHDALGNTGKKTGFWLEEFAAPYYVFKDAGVEIVLASPKGGQPPLDPKSSEADAQTDATRRFDADSSAKAQLASTLLLKDAARGDYDAVFYPGGHGPLWDLAEDADSIALIESTLSAGKPVAAVCHAPGVLRHVKSADGKPLVSGKSVTGFTNTEEDAVGLTDVVPFLVEDMLKHNGGQYSKGADWQSYVVEDGLLITGQNPASSEAGAQALLDKLGNR
- a CDS encoding DUF3053 domain-containing protein, which translates into the protein MNVSLRPQWLLVLALPFLLIACGDKEPEQRAAFTQFLQTRIVDKPGVHVPKLTPDESKAFGEYSTHYAVITDFNSGMDTAVKPLATLVQKGAVRSLGDLVSRRDDIKTVQAGLTDMNTQLKQQQAKADSAHAQLKQPEDLKAVYDKAYDRTVTVPANTLLEVLPQINGTLDTSLKVADYVNAHKAQIEINGALVKVQDPKVQAELNTLLEELNTQAKTVQQAQVRLKTLMFGN
- a CDS encoding diguanylate cyclase domain-containing protein, whose product is MRFGIAFKLGCLMALFGMLPTALAGYYIYNSSREMLLQGAERDLLTSVQVLGRDLRSSLRNISRDVAVLGNGPHVRELGDIAEQHTRTEVQDNLADSFRAMLLAHPDYMQIRLISATDHGLELVRQDRDGHDIVRVTGNDLQEKGHYAYVFETLNLAPGDVRVSPIVINHEQGAHSGLGKPTLHVSTPVADAAGNVFALLVINVDLDQLFSQLQSDLPSEYQVYLSNRWGDLLVHPDDRRTFGFDQGRRLFLQDEFPDVAQLLDDPGPSSVITRSVEQDQQERLVAAFVRLSQNGASQPFVVLGLGQQQSHVLAQASRAGTDIFRIALFFSVLALLAAFVASRALIRPLRSMTDAVELFSRERKITELPPRRDELGVLSRRFHAMKQEILDQLDDLTSSRAAFEHLARHDPLTELPNRRMCFERLEHALTVARLNSEQMALLFVDLDHFKEMNDQYGHHFGDRVLQAVAKLLISASDNADCVSRLGGDEFVMFFSNVKDPRKIVLLLEKLHQCFQLPLFIDGRKVQIHASMGVSLFPQDGSDIETLIQHADNAMYKAKSAGRNRYSFDMPGRG
- a CDS encoding GNAT family N-acetyltransferase, with the translated sequence MPATSQHPETVNVLPLTRAELAQACELVRLAFATFIEAAEPGEFWNDRDYVHNRWNAPHSNWLKAEIDGRMVGVLCVSRWGSHAVVGPVAVHPQFWDRAIAKSLMTGCIEQLDAWGVSHAGLMTFPDSAKHIGLYQRFGFWPRSLIAILQHPVSAESGPTGVLKYGAPGSDAQALKNACAAITHAIAPGLDVTGEMDAVREQKLGTTLILVDEAAQPHAFAICHFGPHSEAGAGVFYVKFAAVASGPRAPSVFATLIAACNAAAVQASQETLTVGVNTARDGAYRWLIDEGFRTDILGISMHRGGAGYDHAQAWILDDWR
- a CDS encoding alkene reductase translates to MSTLFDPVTFGDIALANRVVMAPLTRSRAIDRVPNALMAEYYTQRAGAGLILSEATSVTPMGVGYADTPGIWSEAQVAGWSLVTDAVHRAGGKIVLQLWHVGRISHPVFLDGALPVAPSAIQPKGHVSHLRPKVPFPTPRALAIEEIPGIIEAYRQGAENAKRAGFDGVLVHGANGYLPDQFLQSSSNTRTDAYGGSHANRARLLLEVTDAAISVWGAGRVGVHLAPRGDGGVGSYIDHSMGDDNPVETFKHVARELGKRKIAFISTREKEGPDSIGPMLKDTFGGHHIANEAFTQDSAQAWLGAGKADAIAFGVPFIANPDLPERLRVGAAWNEARREYFYAGVEVGYTDYPTLAQVAEPA
- a CDS encoding LTA synthase family protein, yielding MGWLHARRLHYWLAATAIIWFLLAVLRVVFFFGFSGFDAKALSDDNALLETLGIGFRFDLRLAILLMLPVAVLAWIPRWNLLGSRLLRGVARIYLFVALSVVLLIYIIDFGHYAYLGVRINATILRYLDDAQISRDMVWQTYPVIWISLGWLLTVALVTLALVKLERLTLDRRRIVIHPLSATWGGTVMVVLVLLGILGRVENMNLENPVPLRWSDAFFSGNNQIAALGLNPVIFLYDTIKVGQSRYDEAQVREHYAVMSKYLGVDKPDPQTLDFVRHQAPQPYKVASARPPNVMFVMLESLGTSAVGAYGNPINPTPNIDRLASQSWFFEHFYVPVTGTAKTVWASISGVPDVTRQETATRNPLITRQHTLINAFNGYEKIYTIGGNSGWANMNALIRQSIDGVRLFEERDWKSPVVDVWGISDLDLFKETDQILQALPKDKPFFAYVQTAGNHRPFTIPKTNDGFEVKNPTLAEVQAAGSRSVEQYNAVRLLDFNIGRLMEIAKKGGYYENTIFVLFGDHNTRIAQIPYLAPAYEQLGLESNAVPMIIHAPALLGARTVNEAVGLVDLLPTVAGMAGLEFRNSGMGRDIQQPAPEGERVVPLVLREGTFPLIAGVTQHYMVQMQHDGSSPTLHDLASQTPLDDVAGQNPAEFRRLVELTRGMHETSRLMLYQNVRK
- a CDS encoding GlxA family transcriptional regulator encodes the protein MHSVALIVYPNFQSLSLSVGSVFECANMMRDEPAYTFHLVSESGGPVMSSQGFSVLTTPLSAEGYDTVIISGHMEFELPALSLLEFVRAASAHSRRIVSLCTGSFVLAEAGLLDGKRATTHWIYAPAFKKRYPDIQLEEDRLFVVDGDVWTGAGMSAGLDLALAMVENDLGSDIARRIARKLVIYQRRGSEQSQLSALLELDPKSDRVQLALVYARENLNSDLSVEALAAVARLSPRQFSRVFREETGQTPAKAVECLRVEAARVMMETSRHPIEVIARESGFGDRERMRQAFLRTFGQHPQAMQRALATAERGELMPGTPR
- a CDS encoding TetR/AcrR family transcriptional regulator, with the translated sequence MNTTLPTDARQRILDAAAQVIGRKGFAAVGLNEVLLLAKVPKGSFYHYFSSKDAFGQALLESYFQNYLAEMDQIFEAPAQTEREKLEKYWQRWLENQSLHHDFGKCLVVKLGAELADLSEPMRLALDQGTAKVIQRIGAALSRGLDDGSFRLTDPPSHVALRLYQLWLGASVMTKITRTTAPFDEAISATRHVLNHS